Part of the Engraulis encrasicolus isolate BLACKSEA-1 chromosome 23, IST_EnEncr_1.0, whole genome shotgun sequence genome is shown below.
AAGCACAGAGTATATAGACCGACAGGTCAAGCAGAGGTGGAGCAGGTGAATAGGGTTAGTTAGCTCGtttgtagtagttgtagtagttgaagtagaagtagttgtagtagtaggctacagtagtagtagtagtagttgcagcagcagtagtagtagttgttgtgtaacagtagaagtaaaagtaatagtagtattagtagtgaTGGTGCTGGTAGTAgttgtagcagcagcagtagtagtagtagtaatagtgctgtagtagtagtagtaggcctagttgttgttattgcagtagtagtagtattaatagtagtagcagtagtagtagtagtagtagtagtagtagtagtagaagtagttaTTGGTGTAATAGTAGAAGCAGTAgttatagcagcagcagcaggagcagaaaATATGCTATGGTTATATTAACATATCAACAGCACTCCAAAAGTGGCAAAAAAGTCTTTCATTTCTTTCAAGAATAATCATAAAGATGAAGACTTACCGAACCACAGGCCTCTTGGCTTCCCCTCAGTTTCTCCCTCTAAAACATGAAGAATATTTTAGCATTAAAGCATTTGCTGTCAACAACACGTACATGTACAATGTGGGCACAGGGGGCAGACGCACTGTCATTTCATGTACTGTGGAATGATCAGGGCTCTAAACAACAGCCAACCGACCGACGAAAAGCTTccaaattttcagtttggctggtataaaagaccaacttactagccactttgacccgttagtgagtgtgtgcttggctagaAAGATCAGCATTGTCTTGCCATTTTCGCTGGCGACCTTAATTTAGAGCAAAGGTAATGATCTATATATACAGCCACCCACTATACTATCTACTGTATAGCGTTGAGACTTACAGTAAGGTGAGTGGGCAAACATGACATTTACCATTCAGAAGAAAAGAGTTTtcccgcacacttgtttgactttgctCATTTATTACTATTGTGAATAGCAgtaatatattattaatatatttaatataatatatatttatctGTAATATAACTGTGAGATTATAAGAACCAGTCCATATCGGTAATATAACTGTGAGATGAAATGAACCAGTCCATATCTGTAATATAACTGTGAGATGAAATAAACCAGTCCATATCGGTAATATAACTGTAGTAACTGTGTAGTTTGTAAGTTGCTAAGTTTGTATggttgccaaatgtaatgtaatgtaatgtaatgtataagtGTGTAGTAGGCTACTTACGATGAGTGGGCTGCCCATGCTCCTGTTGACTCTTCTCCAGGAGACGTTGTCCTGGTCGTCCAGTAGAGACAGCTGGCTGTGATAACACTCCAGGGCCGAAAGCATGCAGCACGGCTGGATACacacaagacaggacaggacaggacaggacaggacaggacaggacaggacaggacaggacaggacaggacaggacaggacaggacaggacaggacaggacagaatagaatagaatagaatagaatagaatagaatagaatagaatagaacagaacagaatagaatagaatagaacagaacagaatagattagattagattttatTCTCATGCAAGTGTGAAATTTGTCTGTGGTCTCACTGTATATaaaaacataaatggacatgcattccattgctcaaaacataaatacatactgtagataATTGCACCCATTCCCTCACTcaggatacattacattacacttagctgacacttttatccaaagagaatACAGTTCTTTTTTCaatatagggtattggttacagtccctggagcagtgtggggttacgtgccttgctccagggcacttcagccatggagtgaggtagggagtgggaAGGTGCAATTCGGTGTTATTTCCCCAAGAGTACTCAAAACAATACACTCAGTACCAATACCAGATACACTCTAGTAGAGGTTAAATAATTGgctctctctgagtgttgaattaactttttaacacattcaatacattttaaaagtgttttgttttcacaAAAAATCTGGtcttcaaatatatatttttaacataAAACAGTTGTAACATCCAAGATTTCCAAGCTAGTCTTACCTTGATTTCTGTAGGGGTTTTGAAACTTAGAGATCCATTGTGCTAAATAACAGAAGACAAGAAAATACATTTAAGGACTCATAACAAAAAAACATCACCTTTTTATATTAACACTgtcgagagtagagtagagtagagtagagtagagtagagtagagtagagtagagtagagaagagagtagaatagattagagtagagtagagagtagaatagagtagtttGTCACACACAACACTATAGCCTAACCAGGTtgtagcttgcagtgaaatgacagtctGGTGAACTCTGTAAAACGTGCAGAAAGTAAAAGGCACTGCAATCTGCGGCCTTTTAGAGTTAGTTAGATCACTCTACAGTCAGCGTAATTTcagttctttgtatgaccagggcatgtaaagaaattgaccgatataaataaataaagccgacttgacttgacttgacagtgggCCACACGTTGCCATTGATGAGTGCGACTGACAAATTCAATTCCACCCACCTTAACGTCTCTCTCCAGTTTGCTCACATCCTTGAGTAATTCCCGCATCTTCAGGTCCCTCAGGGAGGCTGCATGCACCAAGGCACTGCACATGATCACCACCGCCACCGAAACAAGCACAACAAGATTAAGTTGCATTTCTATTCTTTTGAAAGTGAAGCTCTAAACTCTAAATTTGGAGCCGAAGGCAGATGCGAGCCTTTGTGAAATGGCTGTGTAACGTAACGTACCTGTTTTACCTGTTGATGAACGTATATATACGTACACCTTGAATCCATGAGGA
Proteins encoded:
- the il21 gene encoding interleukin-21, whose translation is MCSALVHAASLRDLKMRELLKDVSKLERDVKHNGSLSFKTPTEIKPCCMLSALECYHSQLSLLDDQDNVSWRRVNRSMGSPLIREKLRGSQEACGSSLQCQECHSYPNATSQVFMRSLVDLLQMV